TCGCCCGGATGTCGGCGGAAAGCTTTTCCGTCTGGACTGGTTGCTACCCGTTCTGATCGGGGTGCTGGGACTGATTGGCGTTCTCGCCATTCTATCCGCAACAAACGGCATCTGGGAGCGCGGTGCGATACAGCATGCGGTGCGTTTCGGCGCGGCTTTCATCGGCATGATCATCGTCGCCATGATCGATATCCGCTTCTGGTATGCGGTCGCCTATCCGGCCTTTCTGGCGGCGCTGGTTCTGTTGCTCGGCGTCGAGTTTTTCGGCATCAATGTGAACGGGTCCGTGCGTTGGCTGGATCTGGGTTTCATGCGGGTGCAGCCGTCCGAGCTGATCAAACCCGCCGTCGTGCTGGCGCTGGCCCGTTATTATCACGACCTGCCGAGCTGGCGCGTATCCGACCCCTTCGGACTGATCGGTGCCATGCTGATCATCGGCATTCCCATGGCGCTGGTCTTGCGCCAGCCCGATCTGGGGACGTCGCTGCTGATCGGGGCGACGGGGATTGCCTTGATCTTCCTCGCCGGGGTCAGTTGGCGGATCATTACGCTGGGATCGATCCTGGCCCTCGTCAGCCTGCCGTTCATCTGGCAATTCGGGCTGCGTGACTATCAGCGCTCGCGGGTGCTGACATTTCTCGATCCGGCCCGCGATCCCGCTGGCGCGTCCTATCATATCACCCAGTCCAAGATCGCGCTGGGATCCGGCGGTCTGTCCGGCAAGGGCTATCTGCAAGGCACTCAGAGACAGGGCGGTTATGTCCCCGAAAACAGGACGGACTTCATCTCGACCGTCATTGGCGAGGAGTTCGGCTTCATCGGCTCAATCGGATTGCTGGCCGTCTATATTGCGGTGATCGCCGCCTGCCTGCGACTATCCCTGCAATGCAAGGCCGTCTTTTCGCGTATGCTGATCCTCGGCCTGTCCATCACTTTCACGCTCTACATCTTCATCAATCTGGGCATGGTGATGGGGCTTTTGCCTGTGGTCGGCGTGCCGTTGCCGCTTGTATCCTATGGCGGGACGGTGGTGCTGGTCGTCATGGGCAGTTTCGGCCTGATGCTCTCAGCGCACCTGCATACGTCCAGTCTCCTCCCCCGCAGCGACTGACGAAGACGGCGTGTCGAGCAAGGCTGCCTCCAGCCGCGGCAGGCTTTCCCGCACGGCCTGCAGCAAGGCGGCCATCCCGTCCATGATCTGATCACGCGGCGCATCGCGCAAGGCGTCAGCAAGCCGGGGGGCACGGTCTAGACCGACCATCAGCGAAGCGCTGCGAAGCCCATGCAGAGCCGCCAGCATCCGGGTCCGGTCATCGCCGCGGCCTGACAGCGTTCCGGGCAGCGATCTGGAAATCTCGCGCAGCGATTCAGACAGGCCGGCCCGGTAGTGGCGCCATATCCGCTCCCGCGTAATATCGTCGGCCTGACCAGGGCCGTTAGTAATGACCGCGTCGTCCAGCAGGGGACGAACGCCCTGATCCGTCGTGTGGTTCGGGAAACAGTTCATCAACGGATAGCCGCCATCATGGATAAGGCGCATCGCATCGTCGAGATCGCCGGGTCGGAGCGGCTTCGCGATCAGACCCTGCAATCCGGCATCGCGGTAGGCCTGTATGTCTTCGGCCTGATTATAGGCCGTCAGAGCGATCAATGCGGGCGTCATGGCGGGCATGTCCGAGCGACTGAGGATGCGGGCCATGTCCAGCCCATCCAGGCCTGGCATGACGATGTCGAGCAAGGCGGCATCGAAATATTCGTCGTGGACAAGCTGCAGGGCGTGGCTGCCATTCGTCGCCACTGACACATGGTGGCCGTCCCGTGACAGAATGGACCGTGCAACCAGACCGTTGGCAAGGCTGTTATCAACAATCAAGACGCGCATAGAGATTTTTTGCAATCAAAATTGCTAAGGTTTGATGAACATGATCCTGCCGTCGCTCCGCGGTCTGTCCTTGACGACAGGATTGTGATCGCTAACCAGAATTTCAAAACTTTGGGGAACAGAAATCATGCCATCAGCACCGGGGACGGCTCAGTGGTCGTCACGCTTCGCATTTGTTATGGCCGCAGTCGGCTCTTCTGTCGGTCTCGGCAATCTCTGGCGGTTTTCAAGCGAGGCAGGTTCGAATGGGGGCGGCGCCTTCATTCTGATCTATCTTCTGGCAGTCGTACTGGTCTGTATTCCCGTTCTGATGAGCGAG
This genomic window from Algimonas porphyrae contains:
- the rodA gene encoding rod shape-determining protein RodA; this encodes MTVHFEDRPDVGGKLFRLDWLLPVLIGVLGLIGVLAILSATNGIWERGAIQHAVRFGAAFIGMIIVAMIDIRFWYAVAYPAFLAALVLLLGVEFFGINVNGSVRWLDLGFMRVQPSELIKPAVVLALARYYHDLPSWRVSDPFGLIGAMLIIGIPMALVLRQPDLGTSLLIGATGIALIFLAGVSWRIITLGSILALVSLPFIWQFGLRDYQRSRVLTFLDPARDPAGASYHITQSKIALGSGGLSGKGYLQGTQRQGGYVPENRTDFISTVIGEEFGFIGSIGLLAVYIAVIAACLRLSLQCKAVFSRMLILGLSITFTLYIFINLGMVMGLLPVVGVPLPLVSYGGTVVLVVMGSFGLMLSAHLHTSSLLPRSD
- a CDS encoding response regulator, with product MRVLIVDNSLANGLVARSILSRDGHHVSVATNGSHALQLVHDEYFDAALLDIVMPGLDGLDMARILSRSDMPAMTPALIALTAYNQAEDIQAYRDAGLQGLIAKPLRPGDLDDAMRLIHDGGYPLMNCFPNHTTDQGVRPLLDDAVITNGPGQADDITRERIWRHYRAGLSESLREISRSLPGTLSGRGDDRTRMLAALHGLRSASLMVGLDRAPRLADALRDAPRDQIMDGMAALLQAVRESLPRLEAALLDTPSSSVAAGEETGRMQVR